The nucleotide sequence GCATGGCCACGACCCGGATGACCGTCACGGTAGTAGCGACGGTCACCACGGCGACCCTCATAGCGACGATCGTCGTCATCGTCCTTGCCCATGTAGTTACCCAGTGCGCCGCCGGCGCCACCGCCCGCTGCTGCACCGATCAGGCTGCCGGTGCTGCCGCCCACGCTACGGCCGACCACGTTACCACCGGCTGCGCCCAGCGCGCCGCCGATCGCCGCTTCGCCGCGGCTGTGCTTGTCTGCACCGACGGCGCTACCGCCCGCGCCGCCCAGGGCCGCACCGATGGTCGAACCGGTATTGCCGCCCAGGGACTGGCCGACAACCGAACCCAAAACCCCGCCCAATGCGCCGCCGACGCCTGCTTCGGCGGTGCCGCCGGCAGACGCGACGCCACTGATCAGGCCAAGGGACAACAAGAGAATGGAGGAGAACTTCATAGAGGAGCCTCAAAGGGATGACGGCGCGATCCTGAGGCTGGCTTCGCTTGGTGACAATCGAAATCCGACGAGTAACACGACTTGTGCACAATTCTCTAAGTTATTGTTTTCTGGCCGGAACTTAACGTAATTCCGCCGGTCTTTAGCTACTTCGGACAGGCCGTTTTCTATGGAAAACGGCCTTTTTTGTGCGCGGGTTAAAAGATCAGGCCGACCTGGCCAGGATCATTCCATTTTCGCTCGCCGCCTCCAGGCGGATTGCCACGAACTTCGAGGTTGGCGTGTCGCTGCCGTCGCCAGTGCTTTCCAGCGGTACCAATGGATTCACCTCTGGGTAGTAGGCGGCAGCCTGCCCGGCAGGGATGTCGAATGCCAGCAGGGTGAAACCCTTGACCCGTCGCTCGCGGCCGTCGTCCCAGAGCGAGACGATATCGGCCTTCTGCCCCGGCTTGAAGCCCAGGCGAATGATGTCGGCTTCATTGACGAACAGCACGTCACGCTGGCCTTTGACACCACGATAACGGTCGTTGAGGCCATAGATGGTGGTGTTGTACTGGTCGTGGGAGCGCATGGACTGCATGATCAGGTCCGGCAACTGGCCGGTGGCGCGGGTACGTTCATGCACCAGGTCAGCCGGTAAGCGGTTGGGCTTGAAGTTGGCGCGCCCCGACGGGGTACTCCAACGACGTGCGCTGGCGCTGTTGCCCAGATAGAAGCCGCCAGGGTTGTGCAGTTTCTCGTTAAAGTCCTTGAAACCGGGAATGGTGTCGGCGATCAGGTCGCGGATGCGGCTGTAGTCGGCCACCAGCCAGTTCCAGTCCACCGGACGGTCACCGAGGGTGGCGGCAGCCATGCCAGCGATGATCCAGGGCTCGGAACGCATCTGGTTCGACAGTGGCTCCAGTTGCCCCTTGGAGGCGTGGACCATGCTGAAAGAGTCTTCCACGGTGACCGCTTGCGAGCCGGCGGTTTGCCGGTCGATGTCGGTGCGACCCAGGCATGGCAGGATCAACGCTTGCTTCCCATGGGCCAGATGGCTGCGGTTGAGTTTGGTGCTGATCTGTACGGTCAGGTCGCAGTTGCCCAGGGCCTGGAAAGTCCGGTGGCTGTCCGGGGTGGCCTGGGCGAAGTTGCCGCCCAGACCGATAAACACTTTCGCCCGGCCATCGGCCATGGCGTGGATCGCCTCGACCACGTTGTGGCCATCCTCCCGTGGCACCTTGAACTGGAAGCGTCGCTCCAATGTGTCGAGAAACGCAGCCGGTGGGCGCTCGTTGATCCCCATGGTCCGGTCGCCCTGCACGTTGCTGTGGCCCCGAACCGGGCACAGGCCTGCGCCCGGCCGGCCGATGTTGCCGCGCAGCATCATCAGGTTGGCGATTTCCTGGATGGTCGCCACCGAGTGACGATGTTGGGTGATGCCCATCGCCCAGCACATGATCACATTCTTGCTGTTGGCGTACATGCGCGCCGCTTGCTCGATCTCCACCAGGGCCAGGCCCGACTGCTCGACGATCTGCTCCCACGGGGTGTCGTCGACCACGGCCAGGTATTCCAGCACGTTGGCGCTGTGCTCGTTGAGGAAGGCGTGATCGAACACGGCGGGAGCGCCGCAGGCTTGGGCTTCACGTTCCCATTGCAACAGGAACTTCGCCATGCCGCGCAAGATGGCCATGTCGCCGCCCAGGGCTGGGCGGAAAAAAGCGGTATTGGTGGGTTTGTTGCCGTTGGTGAGCATCTCGAACGGGTTCTGCGGATGCTGGAAGCGCTCCAGGCCACGCTCCTTGAGTGGATTGATGCACACCACCTGAGCACCGCGCTTCACTGCTTCGCGCAATGGCTCAAGCATCCGTGGATGGTTGGTACCCGGGTTCTGGCCCCAGACGAAAATCGCGTCGGAATGCTCGAAATCGTCGAACGTCACCGTGCCCTTGCCCACGCCGACACTCTGGGACAGCGCCACACCGCTGGCTTCGTGGCACATGTTCGAGCAGTCAGGAAAGTTATTGGTACCGTAAGCGCGCACGAACAATTGGTACAGGTACGCCGCTTCATTGCTGGCCCGGCCGGAGGTGTAGAACTCGGCCTGGTTCGGGCTGGACAGCCCTTGCAGGTGCTTGCCGATAAGGGCAAACGCCGCCTCCCAGCTAATGGGTTTGTAGCGATCGGTTTCGGCGTCGTAGCTCATCGGCTCGGTCAGGCGGCCCTGGTATTCGAGCCAGTAGTCGCTCTGCTCCAGCAGTGAAGTAACGCTGTGCCGGGCGAAAAATGCACCATCGACACGGCGTTTGGTCGCTTCCCAGTTCACCGCCTTGGCGCCGTTTTCGCAGAACTTGACCATGCCGCTTTCCGGCGAGTCGCCCCAGGCACAGCCCGGGCAGTCGAAGCCACCGTTCTGGTTGGTCTTGAGCATCATGCGGATGTTCTTCAGCGCGTTATCGCTGGTCAGCCAGGCCTGGGCAACGCTGATCAGCGCCCCCCAACCACCGGCCGGGCCCTTGTAGGGCTTATAGCGCGGTACGGGTTTCTGGTCGGCTAGTTGATGCTTGCTCACGCGTGTTTCTCCATCGCAGGGCTGTAGACCCGCGGCGCACTCTTCTGCGGCAGGTGGATAAGATTGAGGTTGTGTTTGCGGGCCCATTGCACGGCAAGGCCGGTAGGAGACGACAGGCTCACCAGGGTCTGGATGCCGGCCCGCAACACTTTCTGGATCAGTTCGAGGCTGCAACGGCTGGTGACGATCGCCACGCCATCGACCATCGAAATCTGTTGCCGGACCAAGGCACCGATCAGTTTGTCGAGGGCGTTGTGTCGGCCGATGTCTTCGCGGCCCAGCAGCAATTCGCCTTGGCCATTCATGAACAGCGCCGCGTGGACCGCGCCGCAGTGCTGGCCCAGGGGTTGGAACTGGCCGATGCGCTGGCGCAGGCCATCGAGCCATTGCGCCGGTGGCAGCGCTGCGCCGGGCAGCACTTTCAGGTCCGGCAGCGCTTGTTCCACGGCTTCCACGCCGCAGAGCCCGCAGCCACTGGTACCGGCCAGTTGCCGGCGCTGTTGCTTGAGGTTCCAGAAGGCGCGGTTGGCGATGGTCACCTGGGCGTACTGTGCGGAGCCGGTGCCGCTCAGTTGCAGGTCATAGATGTCCGACGGCTCGGTGATGATGCCGCTGCCGAGGCTGAAGCCGACGATGAAATCCTCAAGATCGGTGGGGGTGACCAGCATGACGGCCTGACTGATGCCGTTATAGGCGATCGCCAACGCCACCTCCTCGGCCAGCGCGGTGCTGTCCGTTTGGGAATGGTCCGGATTGCTGTAGTGATAGCTCTGGCTGGCACTGGGCGCTGGCGTTTGCGCGGCGGGCACCGGACAGGCCGGAGGCTTGGCTTTCATGGCATCACCGACGATTTGAATAGTGACAAGACTAAATGCGGCAATCTGCCACGTCTAATCGCTATTACCGATCTATCAATAGATGACGTCGATCAAGATGTTGCTGTTGATTTCTGATAGAGGGCGAAACAGGCCTCTGCCAACGCCGAGCGCGGGGCACCGCGGCGCATGATGAGCCCCAGCGGGACCAGGGTTTGCGCATCGACGATGGGTTGCATGCGCAGGTCTTCGGTCAGGACATCCAGGCCGCTGTTCAGCGGCATCACCGCACAACACAGTCCACCGTGTACGGCTTGCAGGAGTTGGTGCACCGCGTCGGTTTGCAATACCGGACGGGGCGCGAGGCTGCGGCTGTGGAAGTTGTGATCGATGGACTGGCGAAAATGCATGCCGCTGGTGAGCATGCCCAGGGGTAACTCGATCAGCGCCTGCCAGGTCAGTGGCTGTTCACCGAAAAAGAAAAAGCGCTGGTCATAGAGCAGGCCCATGCGGGTTGGACTGAACGGCAAGGATTCGAAGCGCTCGTTGTCCAGGCGCTCGAGATAGGAAACGCCCAGGTCAATGCGATTGTTTGCCAGTTGTTCGAGGATCTGTTCGGAGCTCAGGGATGACAGTTCGAAATGCAGGTCAGGGTGCTCGGCGTGCAGGCGCTGCATCATCGACAATGGATCGAAGTCGGACAGGGGCACCACGCCCAGGCGCAGGGTACCGACCAGATTGCCACGGCAGGCCGCCGCTTCGGCCAGCAGGCCGTCATAAGCCGCCAGCACCGTGCGCGCCCACGCCAGTACCCGCTCCCCTGGCGCGGTGAAGCCCTCGAAGCGCTGGCCGCGATTGACCAGCGGCAGATCCAGTTCCTCTTCAAGGCTGCGCAGGCGCATCGACAAAGTCGGCTGGGTGATGTGACAGCGTGCGGCGGCTTGGCCGAAGTGGCGGGTTTCGTCCAGCGCGATGAGAAATTTCAGCTGCTTGATGTCCATCTTCGCTCCAGGGCGCGGGAAGATTCGGATTCTAGCGCTTGCGCGTGGCGCGGTCATTGGTCGGCCGGCAACGAGGTCCGTCTCGTTCGGGTCTAGGCTGTTACGTTCTGGACATTCAAACCCAGGGAGAGAATACGATGAGCCTTTTCAGTTTTTTGAAAGATGCCGGTGAGAAAATCCTTGATGCGTTGACACCCGACAAGGCGCAGGCCAATGGCGAAGCGCTGACCCGGCACGTGCAGGACGCGCTGACAGGCATTGATACTTCGAAGATCCAGGTGAAGGTCGAGGGCGAAAAAGTCGTAGCCACGGGTGAAGCCGCGAGTCAGGAAGAGAAGGAAAAGATCCTGTTGGCGTTGGGTAATGTGGCGGGTATCAGTGGTGTCGATGACCAGATCACGGTGACCGGCCCGGTCGCGAAGGAGTCCAGGTTCGTTACGGTGGAAAAAGGCGACACCTTGAGTGCGATTTCCAAGCGTGTCTATGACGATGCGAACAAGTACCAGAAAATCTTCGATGCCAATAAGCCGATGCTCAAGCACCCGGACAAGATCTATCCGGGGCAGGTGCTGCGCATTCCCGAGTAAACCTCAAGACCGCATTGTCCCCATCGCGAGCAGGCTCGCTCCCACAGGCCCAGTATCCTTGTGGGAGCGAGCCTGCTCGCGATGGGGACAACGCTGTTCAAAGCCCTGCAATCAGATCCCGATAGTCCCCGAGCGCCTCGAACTCCCCCGTATCCTTCGGCCCCTTGCGACTGTCCGGCTCGCTGACGGCCAGCAGGTGCGCCACGCCGAAATCCCGGGCACTGCGCAGTACCGGCAAGGTGTCGTCGATGAACAGGCTGCGGGCCGGGTCGAAGTTCAGGTCGGTTTTCAGCGCGTCCCAGAATTGCGGGTTTTCCTTGGGGAAACCGTAGTCGTGGGAACTGATCAGGCGCTCGAAATAGGGCGCGAGCTCAATACGCTCCAGCTTCAGGGACAGCGAGTCGCGGTGGGCATTGGTGATCATCACCACGCGTTTGCCGGCTCGCTGGATCGCCGCCAGGAAGGTATCGGCATCCGGGCGCAAGGCGATCAGGTGCGCGGTTTCCAGTTTCAGTTCGCGCACCGGCAGCTTCAGCTCGGTGCTCCAGAAGTCCAGGCAATACCATTGCAACTGACCGGCGTTGCGTTCGAACAGCGGTTGCAGCTCCATTTCGGCCATGGCCCGGCTTACGCCATGCAGTTCGGCATAGCGCTGGGGCAGGTGTTCCATCCAGAAATGGTTGTCGTAATGCAGGTCCAGCAAGGTGCCGTCCATGTCCAGCAGCACCGTGTCGATCTCGTGCCAGGGCAGCAAGGCCATAAAACTTCTCCA is from Pseudomonas sp. B21-056 and encodes:
- the yrfG gene encoding GMP/IMP nucleotidase; the protein is MALLPWHEIDTVLLDMDGTLLDLHYDNHFWMEHLPQRYAELHGVSRAMAEMELQPLFERNAGQLQWYCLDFWSTELKLPVRELKLETAHLIALRPDADTFLAAIQRAGKRVVMITNAHRDSLSLKLERIELAPYFERLISSHDYGFPKENPQFWDALKTDLNFDPARSLFIDDTLPVLRSARDFGVAHLLAVSEPDSRKGPKDTGEFEALGDYRDLIAGL
- the fdhD gene encoding formate dehydrogenase accessory sulfurtransferase FdhD, giving the protein MKAKPPACPVPAAQTPAPSASQSYHYSNPDHSQTDSTALAEEVALAIAYNGISQAVMLVTPTDLEDFIVGFSLGSGIITEPSDIYDLQLSGTGSAQYAQVTIANRAFWNLKQQRRQLAGTSGCGLCGVEAVEQALPDLKVLPGAALPPAQWLDGLRQRIGQFQPLGQHCGAVHAALFMNGQGELLLGREDIGRHNALDKLIGALVRQQISMVDGVAIVTSRCSLELIQKVLRAGIQTLVSLSSPTGLAVQWARKHNLNLIHLPQKSAPRVYSPAMEKHA
- a CDS encoding FdhF/YdeP family oxidoreductase, whose translation is MSKHQLADQKPVPRYKPYKGPAGGWGALISVAQAWLTSDNALKNIRMMLKTNQNGGFDCPGCAWGDSPESGMVKFCENGAKAVNWEATKRRVDGAFFARHSVTSLLEQSDYWLEYQGRLTEPMSYDAETDRYKPISWEAAFALIGKHLQGLSSPNQAEFYTSGRASNEAAYLYQLFVRAYGTNNFPDCSNMCHEASGVALSQSVGVGKGTVTFDDFEHSDAIFVWGQNPGTNHPRMLEPLREAVKRGAQVVCINPLKERGLERFQHPQNPFEMLTNGNKPTNTAFFRPALGGDMAILRGMAKFLLQWEREAQACGAPAVFDHAFLNEHSANVLEYLAVVDDTPWEQIVEQSGLALVEIEQAARMYANSKNVIMCWAMGITQHRHSVATIQEIANLMMLRGNIGRPGAGLCPVRGHSNVQGDRTMGINERPPAAFLDTLERRFQFKVPREDGHNVVEAIHAMADGRAKVFIGLGGNFAQATPDSHRTFQALGNCDLTVQISTKLNRSHLAHGKQALILPCLGRTDIDRQTAGSQAVTVEDSFSMVHASKGQLEPLSNQMRSEPWIIAGMAAATLGDRPVDWNWLVADYSRIRDLIADTIPGFKDFNEKLHNPGGFYLGNSASARRWSTPSGRANFKPNRLPADLVHERTRATGQLPDLIMQSMRSHDQYNTTIYGLNDRYRGVKGQRDVLFVNEADIIRLGFKPGQKADIVSLWDDGRERRVKGFTLLAFDIPAGQAAAYYPEVNPLVPLESTGDGSDTPTSKFVAIRLEAASENGMILARSA
- a CDS encoding glycine zipper domain-containing protein; the encoded protein is MKFSSILLLSLGLISGVASAGGTAEAGVGGALGGVLGSVVGQSLGGNTGSTIGAALGGAGGSAVGADKHSRGEAAIGGALGAAGGNVVGRSVGGSTGSLIGAAAGGGAGGALGNYMGKDDDDDRRYEGRRGDRRYYRDGHPGRGHAYGHRKHHRYYRD
- the lysM gene encoding peptidoglycan-binding protein LysM → MSLFSFLKDAGEKILDALTPDKAQANGEALTRHVQDALTGIDTSKIQVKVEGEKVVATGEAASQEEKEKILLALGNVAGISGVDDQITVTGPVAKESRFVTVEKGDTLSAISKRVYDDANKYQKIFDANKPMLKHPDKIYPGQVLRIPE
- a CDS encoding LysR family transcriptional regulator — its product is MDIKQLKFLIALDETRHFGQAAARCHITQPTLSMRLRSLEEELDLPLVNRGQRFEGFTAPGERVLAWARTVLAAYDGLLAEAAACRGNLVGTLRLGVVPLSDFDPLSMMQRLHAEHPDLHFELSSLSSEQILEQLANNRIDLGVSYLERLDNERFESLPFSPTRMGLLYDQRFFFFGEQPLTWQALIELPLGMLTSGMHFRQSIDHNFHSRSLAPRPVLQTDAVHQLLQAVHGGLCCAVMPLNSGLDVLTEDLRMQPIVDAQTLVPLGLIMRRGAPRSALAEACFALYQKSTATS